A single region of the Candidatus Poribacteria bacterium genome encodes:
- a CDS encoding PorV/PorQ family protein, whose amino-acid sequence MTTSRSIYLLILILSLGPPAVARAADEGAHAAEFLSHGVGARALGMGGAFVAVADDATATYWNPAGLTKVKKHSFSAMYSDTFSTGDGGWLTRGLVTYNFVNYVYQIEDIGSIGLSWIRLGVDDIPRTTFIDVNNNGFLGDFQDKNGNGIKEDGEPYIDKPEVAEYFSNTDNALLISYARQVHPMAAVGGNLKLLNQSIFQNSGTGFGIDIGLIAEPYKGLRVGAMLLDATGTQVRWDTADTPTFTRTRRLRFGTAYHFAVPRLGKGAIGADFETDQADLEVGGAGGGMLLRVGAEYWLFNTLALRGGWNGHGLSAGAGLRLGINAMSFFVNYAFNTHTLGGSQRISVSGEF is encoded by the coding sequence ATGACAACAAGCCGATCTATTTATCTTCTTATACTCATACTGAGCCTCGGCCCCCCCGCAGTTGCGAGAGCAGCAGACGAAGGCGCGCATGCCGCCGAATTTCTCAGCCACGGCGTAGGTGCGCGTGCCTTGGGAATGGGTGGCGCATTCGTTGCCGTCGCCGATGACGCAACCGCGACTTACTGGAATCCCGCCGGGTTGACCAAAGTGAAGAAACACAGTTTCTCGGCGATGTATTCCGATACCTTTAGCACTGGAGATGGGGGGTGGCTCACCAGAGGCTTAGTCACCTACAACTTCGTCAACTACGTCTACCAAATCGAGGATATCGGCAGCATCGGATTGAGTTGGATCCGGCTCGGCGTTGACGATATACCGCGCACGACTTTCATTGATGTTAACAATAACGGGTTCCTCGGCGATTTTCAGGATAAAAATGGCAACGGCATCAAAGAGGACGGCGAACCTTATATCGACAAACCCGAAGTTGCCGAGTATTTCAGCAATACCGATAACGCCCTGCTTATCTCTTATGCCCGTCAAGTCCACCCCATGGCGGCTGTCGGTGGCAACCTCAAACTCCTCAACCAATCCATTTTTCAGAACAGTGGAACCGGTTTCGGTATTGACATCGGTCTGATTGCGGAACCTTACAAGGGGTTACGGGTCGGGGCAATGTTGTTAGATGCAACGGGTACCCAAGTCCGTTGGGATACTGCCGACACACCGACATTCACTCGCACGCGCCGACTCCGATTCGGCACGGCTTACCACTTTGCCGTTCCACGTCTCGGTAAAGGGGCAATTGGCGCGGATTTTGAAACCGACCAAGCCGATCTGGAGGTAGGGGGTGCTGGCGGCGGGATGCTTCTACGCGTCGGTGCGGAATACTGGCTCTTCAATACCCTCGCACTCCGGGGCGGCTGGAATGGACATGGACTCTCTGCAGGGGCTGGCCTCCGATTGGGGATAAATGCCATGTCGTTTTTCGTCAACTACGCCTTCAATACCCACACCCTCGGCGGCTCACAGCGCATCTCCGTCTCCGGGGAATTCTAA